Within Topomyia yanbarensis strain Yona2022 chromosome 2, ASM3024719v1, whole genome shotgun sequence, the genomic segment AGCTTGGCCATTCTGCAAGTGACGTTCTGATTTCAGTCTCCCCTCTGACATGCTACTGTTCGGATCTACGATTGTGTTATTCTTAGGACTGCTTTCGGAAACCACTGCcggtaagttttttttattattattgttcaTTGAATACGGTCATAGGTCGAGGACAATTTTTCTAAAACACACTTTACTTATCAGCTGGCAGCTGCGGTCAGAAGAAAGCAATCGCTCAACAGTTTATAGCCCATGGCTACCGAGCGTTGGCAGGATCGTGGCCCTGGCACGGTGCCATGTTCATCCGGATGCAGCGATCATCGGCTTACGCGTGTGGGGTAACGATCCTGACGGAACAGTTCGTTATCACTGCGCAGCACTGTACGATTGATCCGGCCGAGAGGCAAAGACTACCGGCGAGTCGGGCTTTCGTCAAGATTGGAGTGACTAATTTGGACGCTCCGGAAAAGCATGCCCAGCAGCACGATGTGGACAGGATTATACGGCACGAGGGGTACGATGATATTACGTTTGAGGATGATATTGCGCTGCTGAAGTTGTACACTGAGATTACGTACTCCAGTCATGTACAGCCAATTTGTTTGTGGCCGGGGGATAGATCGTTGAAGAAAATTGTGAATCAAATTGGATACATTGCCGGTTGGGGGTTGGACGAGAATTTTGGGTTACCGAAAGATTTAAACGAAGCGACTATGCCGATTGTGTCCAAAAAGGATTGTATCGATAGTGATCCAGATCATTACTCGAAGGTGTTCCATGAAGCGAAAACGTTCTGCGCAGGTTACGGGAATGGAACTGCGGCAGGTCCCGGTGATAGCGGAGGTGGCATGTTCCTGCGAGTCGGTAATCACTGGGTGCTGCGGGGAATTGTAAGCAATGGCAAGACTGATCCGAATACTTTGAAAGTTATAAGTACCAGCTATCTGGTGCTAATGGACGCTGCTTATTATATTGATTGGATTCGGTCGCATGTTACTATTATGACGACGATTGAGATTGATGAGGAACCGGTGGAAGCTCCAGCGGCAAGCTCCCCGTCGGGTGGACAGGCAAATCTTCTTGGAATTGCGCAATGCGGGA encodes:
- the LOC131681686 gene encoding polyserase-2-like; the protein is MLLFGSTIVLFLGLLSETTAAGSCGQKKAIAQQFIAHGYRALAGSWPWHGAMFIRMQRSSAYACGVTILTEQFVITAQHCTIDPAERQRLPASRAFVKIGVTNLDAPEKHAQQHDVDRIIRHEGYDDITFEDDIALLKLYTEITYSSHVQPICLWPGDRSLKKIVNQIGYIAGWGLDENFGLPKDLNEATMPIVSKKDCIDSDPDHYSKVFHEAKTFCAGYGNGTAAGPGDSGGGMFLRVGNHWVLRGIVSNGKTDPNTLKVISTSYLVLMDAAYYIDWIRSHVTIMTTIEIDEEPVEAPAASSPSGGQANLLGIAQCGKDAYPLGTPEELKRSLNQYPWLAVIEFVNVNNRVLEDMCHGVLIHPSFLLTAAHCVQRRRLSTIRSIRLNDYRLDTVNDIFEVDGKTIRTTSERIPVVGVSVHGDYNNPKYTNNIALVKLGRPTMMTPICLPTKGSSLPTNKLMSIVGWKKHERPEKHLIRNVVQLTDFNACRRKYTEVSIQLDTTGGQICSTYSHADDDENCSHYMGSAPFQYVRNGPREGRYFLAAISSFGHSNCKREDYSDVFTNVVHYSDWIYDKVKQNE